In the Hordeum vulgare subsp. vulgare chromosome 7H, MorexV3_pseudomolecules_assembly, whole genome shotgun sequence genome, one interval contains:
- the LOC123413232 gene encoding nuclear transcription factor Y subunit C-4-like, whose product MGDVAGGSQVRPASAYPPGATVAAGPGITPAGSQPTPPLPAANPTHLTAQKQLMYEQSQEYQQQLQQLHHRRLQHFWAERRSEIEQATVIKNHHHMHLKRIRKIMKADEGADMMIAAEAPVLFAKACEMLTLEMTMRSWMVTEENKRRILKKSDVAAAVARTDVYDFLVDIIPMDEMEEEGAGIRRAWQLPPLGAPAGAYPPQLQVPGAAMVHGGEQVPQGHLHLPHVWIDRQVQQRKGQDDAEDHQSESG is encoded by the coding sequence ATGGGTGATGTTGCTGGTGGATCACAAGTGCGTCCTGCCTCAGCCTATCCGCCTGGAGCAACAGTGGCTGCAGGTCCTGGCATCACTCCTGCCGGTTCACAGCCAACGCCACCATTGCCTGCTGCAAATCCAACTCATCTCACTGCTCAGAAGCAGCTTATGTACGAGCAATCGCAGGAGTATCAGCAGCAGCTCCAGCAACTGCACCATCGGCGGCTCCAGCACTTCTGGGCCGAACGACGGTCAGAGATCGAGCAGGCCACCGTCATCAAGAACCACCACCACATGCACCTCAAAAGGATAAGGAAAATCATGAAGGCCGATGAGGGCGCCGACATGATGATCGCGGCAGAAGCCCCGGTGTTGTTCGCGAAAGCATGCGAGATGCTGACACTGGAGATGACGATGAGGTCATGGATGGTCACCGAGGAGAACAAGCGCCGGATCTTGAAGAAGAGTGACGTCGCCGCTGCTGTTGCCAGGACCGACGTCTACGACTTCCTGGTGGACATAATCCCCATGgacgagatggaggaggagggggccggGATTCGCAGAGCCTGGCAGCTGCCGCCCCTGGGGGCTCCGGCTGGCGCATACCCGCCGCAGCTGCAGGTGCCAGGTGCAGCAATGGTGCACGGCGGGGAGCAGGTGCCGCAGGGCCATCTCCATTTGCCGCATGTGTGGATAGACCGTCAGGTGCAGCAACGGAAGGGACAGGATGATGCGGAGGATCATCAATCTGAAAGCGGCTGA